A window of the Cryptosporidium parvum Iowa II chromosome 7, whole genome shotgun sequence genome harbors these coding sequences:
- a CDS encoding hypothetical protein (transcripts identified by EST), translating into MLRLHPNFKNLLKTVYFIPLDGGWISVLISVIGSLLLSPVLTIGILTTHIFKLFDIIWIKLSYLWCGERHLLLEPLNDVDYLMWRSSFYGQPLIMCFFVTDRIPATQMEKHLIQRIENKDAFQESTGNTKSNSNKLGSKYTSLPNHLRENKRFFCKVESSLGRLWFKYAGNEYDTSRNIIKLTPKHARMILRMPELVIDRDSSKTLSERILDIQNDKNEIKYDESSLTEEETKNFYNLLFNCENYQLSPKRPCWRIILLDDVIWNGVQSSILIGQFHHVIGDGSTLTEFVKKTVLNSLETNNLKQGNMKGVTRSAKFWHQWVSGLLWAAIAGPITLLKAALQARPERSWDTPSKKRSKRSNKISSAGPVNLSLKEVNLVKDKLNEDLNLRERSISLSSLQQDSISTASTSNENNPPQTENKNKSELISRKIRKNSSNPVNAIEKTKKKESHHFSKRITFNDIILSCIASGYSKYVNHYISIQGDSDDTSNSSTSAHSPVSLTSKNSPPVTMTPNPGLMKEVSMLTTTTTPSSRRFNEYDKENATHSTSPFHFDDKSPYSSILKYDSITNSQDLDVELDFHSNSQLKTKINGLYSGSYSSYKENDLSSLCHSNLNVVVTTNNRVKPPTKLDNAFSIIVLPIPTCPLASPSERLRCVFESLQEYRKTSLPIIFIRYIQYTLCLSPYALLCLWHPHSKSCSMYYSSVPGPKNCSFMNKKIRDMTFALPLTDHIGLGVSVFSFDDKVSISCTFDEEIILDPYLLLRFIKLSFEELKAGILAKV; encoded by the coding sequence ATGTTAAGACTCCATCCTAACTTTAAAAATCTTCTGAAAACTGTATATTTCATTCCTTTGGATGGAGGTTGGATATCGGTTTTAATATCTGTTATTGGGAGTCTTTTATTGTCTCCTGTTTTAACTATTGGTATTCTAACAACACATATATTCAAGTTATTTGATATCATTTGGATCAAATTAAGTTATTTATGGTGTGGGGAGCGTCATCTACTCCTAGAACCTTTAAATGATGTTGACTATTTAATGTGGAGATCATCATTCTATGGTCAACCTCTGATTATGTGCTTCTTTGTAACTGATAGAATTCCTGCAACCCAAATGGAGAAACATTTGATACAaagaatagaaaataaagatgcTTTTCAAGAATCTACTGGAAATACTAAATCTAATTCAAACAAGCTTGGATCCAAATATACAAGCTTACCAAATCATCTTagagaaaataaaagattcTTTTGTAAAGTAGAAAGTTCATTAGGAAGATTATGGTTCAAATATGCTGGAAATGAATATGATACTTctagaaatattatcaaattgaCTCCAAAACATGCTAGAATGATTCTAAGAATGCCAGAGCTTGTTATTGATAGAGATTCTTCTAAGACTTTATCTGAGAGAATTTTAGACATTCAAAATGAtaagaatgaaataaaatatgaTGAATCTAGCTTGACTGAAGAAGAAACTAAGAATTTCTATaacttattatttaattgtGAAAATTATCAACTTTCTCCTAAAAGGCCTTGTTGgagaattatattattggatGACGTTATTTGGAATGGTGTTCAAAgttcaattttaataggACAATTTCATCATGTTATTGGAGATGGATCAACTTTAACAGAATTTGTAAAAAAAACTGTTTTAAATAGTTTAGAGACTAATAACTTAAAACAAGGAAATATGAAAGGAGTAACAAGATCTGCAAAATTCTGGCATCAGTGGGTAAGTGGATTACTTTGGGCTGCTATAGCAGGTCCAATTACTCTACTTAAGGCTGCATTACAAGCAAGACCAGAAAGATCATGGGATACTCcatcaaaaaaaagatcTAAAAGATCAAATAAGATTAGTTCAGCAGGTCCTGTTAACTTATCTTTAAAAGAAGTAAATCTAGTCAAggataaattaaatgaagatCTTAATCTTAGAGAGAGGTCAATTAGCTTAAGTAGTCTTCAACAAGACTCTATTAGTACTGCTTCTACAAGTAACGAAAATAATCCACCACAAActgaaaataagaataaatcAGAATTAATTAGCAGAAAAATCCGtaaaaattcatcaaatcCAGTGAATGCAATTGAAAAAACTAAGAAAAAGGAGTCTCATCATTTTTCGAAAAGGATCACATTTAATGATATAATCCTTTCTTGTATTGCAAGTGGATATTCCAAATATGTCAATCATTATATTTCCATTCAAGGAGATTCAGATGATACTTCAAATAGTTCTACAAGTGCTCACTCTCCAGTGTCTTTAACATCTAAGAACTCTCCTCCAGTAACAATGACTCCAAATCCAGGATTAATGAAAGAGGTATCAATGTtaacaacaacaacaactcCTTCTTCAAGAAgatttaatgaatatgataaagaaaatgcTACTCATTCTACATCTCCTTTTCATTTTGACGACAAATCACCATATTCTAGCATATTAAAGTATGATTCAATTACAAATTCTCAAGATTTAGATGTAGAATTAGATTTCCATTCAAATTCAcaattaaaaacaaaaataaatggtTTATATTCAGGAAGTTATTCTTCTTACAAGGAAAATGATTTATCATCACTTTGTCATTCAAATCTTAATGTGGTTGTTACCACTAACAACAGAGTTAAACCACCAACTAAATTGGATAATGCATTTTCCATAATAGTACTACCAATACCAACTTGTCCTTTGGCATCACCTTCAGAAAGATTAAGATGTGTATTTGAATCCCTACAGGAATATAGAAAAACTTCTCTTCCAATCATATTTATCAGATATATCCAATATACTTTATGCCTATCTCCATATGCTCTTCTTTGTTTATGGCATCCTCATTCAAAATCTTGTTCAATGTATTATAGTTCAGTTCCTGGTCCAAAAAACTGTTCTTTTAtgaataagaaaattaGAGATATGACTTTTGCTCTTCCACTTACTGATCATATTGGTCTTGGAGTATCggtattttcttttgatgATAAAGTCTCTATTTCATGTACATTCgatgaagaaataatacTCGACCCTTATCTCCTTTTAAGATTTATAAAGCTTTCATTTGAGGAGCTCAAGGCTGGGATTCTAGCAAAGGTCTAG
- a CDS encoding small nuclear ribonucleoprotein — translation LLNFLEPLDLIRLSLDEQVFVKCRGNRELKGTLYAYDPHMNMVLGNVEETYYEEESKSDTQNSEKKLKKRRIEMLFLRGDLIILVKPAVKLGKST, via the coding sequence ttattaaactttttaGAACCACTGGATCTCATTAGACTAAGCTTAGATGAGCAAGTGTTTGTAAAATGTAGAGGAAATAGAGAATTAAAAGGAACTCTTTATGCTTATGATCCCCACATGAATATGGTTTTGGGTAATGTTGAGGAAACCTACTATGAAGAGGAATCCAAATCAGACACTCAGAATTCTGAGAAGAAGCTTAAAAAGAGAAGGATAGAGATGTTATTTTTAAGAGGAGATTTAATCATCTTGGTCAAGCCAGCAGTAAAGCTTGGAAAATCTACCTAG
- a CDS encoding N-acetylglucosaminyl-phosphatidylinositol de-N-acetylase, giving the protein MTIFENQKNVCVLVAHPDDEAMFFTPIIKQVCGEGNKVYVLCLTNGDYYGLGKLREKELLEACNALGILRDRIRVVSNDKFQDQPNEKWPYTDVISEIESFVDEFNIDIILTFDEFGISGHINHISTNESVKEWIQGSKREKYPKVYVLETSNIFIKYSGILSLLYLYIFPKNEW; this is encoded by the exons ATGACTATTTTTGAGAATCAGAAAAATGTCTGTGTACTTGTAGCTCATCCTGATGATGAGGCCATGTTTTTTACTCCAATAATAAAGCAAGTGTGTGGAGAAGGTAATAAGGTATATGTACTGTGTTTGACAAATG gAGATTACTATGGTTTGGGTAAACTTAGAGAGAAGGAATTATTGGAGGCCTGTAATGCATTAGGTATACTCAGAGACAGAATTAGGGTGGTATCAAATGATAAATTTCAAGATCAACCAAATGAAAAATGGCCTTATACTGATGTAATTAGTGAGATTGAGTCTTTTGttgatgaatttaatattgatatt ATATTAACGTTTGATGAATTTGGTATTTCTGGACATATTAATCACATTTCTACAAATGAATCTGTCAAAGAATGGATTCAAGGATCAAAAAGAGAGAAATATCCCAAAGTTTATGTACTTGAAACATCTAacatatttatcaaatattcaGGAATACTTTctttactttatttatatatctTCCCAAAAAATGAATGGTAG
- a CDS encoding possible helicase, giving the protein MQNERSKVINNNAKTLITVSKFYTYLNNLLIISPKRRLGIWRKVFGEKGESKKCFVSVSGDSVMEPECFGVAKRELSILEEKGVSQRGYNSSLNDIMDLKPFSDLKGRDIHSLSYWYIPNSVKHQYYMNYNLNRLSDWQVNTLSYILNYMVFQEDLSIEQQNYMLATNSFQDLSPYLIISPNVNENQTICEIVALSSLLYSGGNILAIFPNPQKCDAYYQRCKCLFGNNSLNLRIELFGQSSRTINTSWFPNIDLTICTLEKANSLINRLISDNMLNECIKTVIVDDINFIEDPERGHLLENILTKISYVNLVSDYYIKNNNYKGKNGPLTCLYVSNGGIPNLDIYKNVLKVGRIFENHKYEKECEPDVYIKRGNSLYFWDKLKYNNQSLNENEIFEIIEIFKNDKNNNIFQQTAISDLKYFSDLILESLMNNKKALIFCPTIEWCRKSLQIISMEISEILLNKENNITSTQKNLINDKFGSFLSQISQDKPYRIEMIENLKRVTKDGFHLENDFLLLDGILNYGIAIHNSKLSFKERKLIEDAFKNNHLKVLFCTSLHMMDSEIKADRIIIRSIGLGKINNLTKNKTGNREWISKNTLKQFFNRISHCKTDITAKSEMHASSNTCTLNLAGTKGFKRGIFIFTGNDLEFKYLNDMLNESDFQSLEFKSYLSELNLFRLILELIQTDLVRDLRGLELLISKLTFRGNLEALKSHSVLDTFSKDHQKLLQNSQEQGLNKDILLSLSFMVMNQLVSFDSGKDNYNINEISLSDKYVHQFQDKFEHLKSPIISSKYALIGLKTRDKLNKSILNIILRQNDFLTKLGSGKKYLLSFFNSIGGSFISDYQIFGTCLANSIIKLQLHPCIILEVYSDLIKSKLIGIDLSNNLQIFILGLLAYNGSHFKVNWNNYLQIFSELTPGEMEIADFNGINFKVISEISRTVTSNPNLIPELNKLSPISIQLSYFYSETLNFKGMIEKYRLISIYRFYYACFLKDLCNPMITFELIMAKYSLESTTIRLIINSFNQSINVVSNLCKSIGWLELAEIILNINNHLKSSVSIRNIKYLYKITQEQNQYQTTYSNTNHSIIGSKALQNYHYLDQQDISRIMNYVNSIISLSHNITPNIAISLYFSGLNCIENISTASTETLLRAIQNASKLDDYFGIFSNKPPESNLNLIVICQEIIQQAKKALSKSDNTQDLDSLSNSDNYTENHEIDIDLNDLDLEFDQDLGEILTTKSKAL; this is encoded by the coding sequence ATGCAGAACGAGAGATCAAAggtaattaataataatgcaAAGACATTGATAACGGTCTCAAAATTTTAtacatatttaaataatttgttgATAATATCTCCCAAAAGAAGATTAGGTATTTGGAGAAAAGTGTTTGGAGAAAAAGGCGAATCGAAAAAATGTTTTGTTTCAGTTTCTGGTGATTCAGTTATGGAACCAGAATGCTTTGGAGTGGCAAAAAGAGAACTTTCAAttttagaagaaaaggGGGTTTCTCAGAGGGGGTACAATTCAAGTTTGAACGATATAATGGATTTAAAACCTTTTTCTGATTTGAAAGGCCGTGATATTCATAGTTTGAGCTACTGGTATATTCCAAATTCAGTTAAACATCAGTATTACatgaattataatttaaaccGATTATCAGACTGGCAAGTGAATACATTatcatatattttaaattatatggTGTTTCAAGAAGATCTTTCAATTGAACAACAGAATTATATGCTCGCTACCAATTCCTTCCAGGATTTATCTCCATACTTGATTATTTCTCCAAATGTGAACGAGAATCAAACAATTTGTGAAATTGTTGCATTAAGTAGCTTATTATATTCTGGAGGGAATATACTAGCAATTTTTCCAAACCCACAGAAATGTGATGCTTATTACCAGAGATGCAAATGCTTGTTTggtaataattcattaaatctAAGGATTGAACTTTTTGGGCAAAGCTCAAGAACTATCAACACAAGTTGGTTTCCAAATATAGACTTGACCATATGCACATTGGAAAAGGCTAATTCGCTCATAAATCGTCTTATTTCAGACAATATGCTTAATGAGTGTATTAAAACTGTTATTGTTGATGATATAAACTTTATTGAAGATCCAGAGAGGGGTCATCTATTGGAGAATATTCTCACAAAAATTTCTTACGTAAATTTGGTGAgtgattattatataaagaataataattacaagGGAAAAAATGGACCATTAACCTGTTTATATGTTTCAAATGGGGGAATTCCTAATTTGGATATATATAAGAATGTACTCAAAGTTGGTAGAATCTTTGAAAATCACAAGTATGAGAAAGAATGTGAACCTGatgtttatattaaaagagGTAATAGTTTATATTTCTGGGATAAGTTAAAGTACAATAATCAATCATTAAATGAAAAcgaaatatttgaaatcattgaaatttttaagAATGATAAGAACAATAACATCTTTCAACAAACTGCTATTAGTGATTTGAAGTACTTTTCAGATTTAATCTTGGAAtctttaatgaataataaaaaggCTCTAATTTTCTGTCCAACAATTGAATGGTGCAGAAAATCActccaaataatttcaatggagatttctgaaattcttttaaacaAGGAAAACAATATCACTTCTACACAAAAAAATCTAATAAACGATAAATTTGGATCTTTTTTATCCCAAATTAGCCAAGATAAACCTTATAGAATTGAAATGATTGAAAATCTGAAAAGAGTGACAAAAGATGGATTTCatttagaaaatgatttCTTATTACTTGATGGAATCTTGAACTATGGAATTGCAATTCACAACTCAAAACTATcttttaaagaaagaaaattaattgaagatgctttcaaaaataatcatttaaaaGTTCTTTTCTGTACTTCTTTGCATATGATGGATTCAGAAATCAAAGCTGACCgaataattattagatCTATTGGGCTTGgaaaaattaacaatttaACAAAAAACAAAACTGGAAACAGGGAATggatttcaaaaaatactCTTAAGCAGTTTTTCAATAGAATTTCCCATTGCAAAACTGACATTACCGCCAAATCTGAAATGCATGCATCCTCTAATACATGCACTTTGAATTTGGCGGGAACCAAAGGCTTTAAAAGaggaatttttatttttacaGGTAATGATTTAGAATTCAAGTATTTGAATGATATGTTGAATGAAAGCGATTTTCAGAGCTTAGAGTTCAAATCCTATTTAtcagaattaaatttgtttaGACTAATATTAGAGTTAATCCAGACAGATTTGGTGAGGGATCTTCGAGGTTtagaattattgatttcTAAGCTCACTTTTAGAGGAAATTTAGAAGCTTTAAAATCTCATTCAGTTTTGGATACATTTTCGAAAGATCACCAAAAACTTTTACAGAATTCCCAAGAGCAAGGATTAAATAAGGATATACTTTTATCCCTTTCATTTATGGTAATGAATCAGTTGGTTTCATTTGACTCAGGAAAagataattataatattaacgAAATCTCACTTTCTGATAAATATGTACATCAGTTTCAAGATAAGTTTGAACATCTCAAATCACcaataatatcttcaaaatatgCATTAATTGGCTTAAAAACTAGAGACAAACTAAATAAATCTATTTTAAACATTATTTTAAGACAAAATGATTTTCTTACAAAGTTAGGATCTGGAAAAAAGTACTTATTATCATTCTTTAATAGTATTGGGGGATCTTTTATTAGCGATTATCAGATTTTTGGAACTTGCTTGGCAAactcaataataaaattacaGTTACATCCTTGTATTATATTGGAAGTATATAGTGATTTGATTAAGTCTAAATTAATTGGTATAGATCTTTCAAATAAccttcaaatatttatacttGGATTATTGGCTTATAATGGATCACATTTTAAAGTAAATTGGAATAATTATCTTCAAATCTTTAGTGAATTAACACCAGGAGAAATGGAAATTGCTGATTTTAATGGAATTAACTTTAAGGTAATTAGTGAAATTTCTCGAACAGTAACTTCAAATCCAAACTTGATCCCTGAGCTAAATAAGCTTTCTCCTATCAGTATTCAactttcttatttttactCAGAGACTCTCAACTTCAAGGGTATGATTGAAAAATACAGACTTATCTCCATTTACAGATTCTATTATGCTTGCTTTCTTAAGGATCTATGTAATCCAATGATAACTTTTGAGCTCATTATGGCAAAATATTCCTTAGAGTCTACCACTATTAGACTCATTATTAACTCTTTCAATCAATCTATTAATGTTGTCTCCAACTTATGCAAGTCTATTGGCTGGCTTGAATTAGCAGAAATCATTcttaatatcaataatcatttaaaaTCTAGTGTTTCCATTCGAAATATCAAGTATTTGTATAAAATCACTCAGGAGCAAAATCAATACCAAACCACCTATTCTAACACTAATCATTCTATTATTGGAAGTAAAGCATTACAAAATTATCACTATTTAGACCAACAAGACATATCCAGGATCATGAATTACgttaattcaataatctCCTTAAGCCATAATATTACTCCTAATATAGCAATTTCTCTCTATTTTTCTGGTCTAAACTGTATTGAGAATATTTCCACAGCATCTACAGAAACATTATTAAGAGCTATCCAAAATGCAAGCAAATTAGATGattattttggaattttctCTAATAAACCTCCTGAatctaatttaaatttaattgttatttgccaagaaattattcaacAAGCAAAGAAAGCTCTCTCTAAATCAGATAATACCCAAGATCTTGATTCTCTCTCTAATTCTGATAACTATACTGAAAACCACGAAATTGATATTGATCTTAATGACTTGGATCTAGAGTTTGACCAAGATTTAGGAGAGATACTCACAACAAAATCTAAGGCTTTATAA
- a CDS encoding PASILLA splice variant 3-like 2KH domains, transmembrane domain at C-terminus yields MVNSSNMERTNYINMQSDEEQIIFVKLLISDKAANRILSNSGSILKKIKQVNHVFILVSGTNKYFPGTNYRVATLEGNEKNVNETMEVLDFLLKNNKDDGQEGLKNYEYNIRLAVPRSVIGSIIGIKGEFISHVRTATSAHINISPIFVTSEKACNERIITISGSNSNQVIHAFIILTKKVNSSPEGRSCKSVIYRRADFFRRKNHKTEHEKVDPLLSSQLEEMKNVLNENPINSAYEVESRSLEIKERPKLNFKTTSKGRWSEQVDLLAREEDKSLEKLGSELKQVRIIQKGLIEGAQINISQKTELANDDNKMQENLAEKLYEAPSKTVQERIPTNLFIISFLALITGAFFLQYISSEVIRV; encoded by the coding sequence ATGGTAAACAGTTCAAATATGGAAAGAACAAATTACATAAATATGCAGAGTGACGAGGAACAGATAATTTTTGTGAAGCTGTTGATTAGTGATAAAGCTGCAAATAGGATATTAAGTAACTCAGgttcaatattgaaaaagattAAACAGGTAAATCACGTTTTTATCCTGGTTTCTGGtactaataaatattttccaGGTACAAATTATAGAGTAGCAACTTTAGAAGGAAATGAGAAGAATGTGAATGAAACAATGGAAGTTTtagattttcttttgaagaACAATAAGGATGATGGGCAAGAAGgtttaaagaattatgaatataatattcGTCTTGCCGTCCCAAGAAGTGTGATAGGAAGTATAATAGGGATAAAAGGAGAGTTTATTAGCCACGTAAGGACAGCAACTAGTGCtcatattaatatttctccAATTTTTGTAACATCTGAGAAAGCATGTAATGAAAGAATTATAACAATTTCAGGGAGTAATAGTAATCAGGTAATTCATGCATTCATaattttaacaaaaaaGGTTAATAGTTCACCAGAAGGAAGATCATGTAAAAGTGTTATTTATAGAAGAGCAGACTTTTTCAGAAGAAAGAATCATAAAACTGAACATGAAAAAGTAGATCCACTATTAAGTTCCCAATTAGAGGAGATGAAGAATGTTTTGAATGAAAATCCAATAAACTCAGCTTATGAAGTAGAATCAAGAAGtttagaaattaaagaaaggCCAAAGCTTAATTTCAAGACAACTTCAAAGGGACGTTGGAGTGAACAAGTTGATTTATTGGCACGCGAGGAAGATAAAAGCTTGGAAAAGCTTGGAAGTGAGTTAAAACAAGTTAGAATTATACAAAAAGGACTGATTGAAGGAgctcaaataaatattagtCAAAAAACTGAGTTGGCtaatgatgataataaaatgCAAGAAAACTTAGCAGAGAAGTTATATGAGGCACCGTCAAAGACTGTTCAAGAAAGAATTCCAACAAATTTGTTTATAATATCTTTCTTAGCATTAATTACGGGTGCATTCTTCTtacaatatatttcaagTGAAGTTATACGTGTATAA